In Sandaracinaceae bacterium, the DNA window GGAACAGGAAGCGGCCCAGGATGGGCAGCCCGACGAAGATGACCAGCACATAGACCAAGAGGGAGATGCCGAGGCGCACCCAGAAGGCCTCGTTCACCTCGCCCGTGGACGTGCCGGCCACCACGGCTAGCACCATCAGCGCGGCCACGTCCGTGATCATGGTGCCGCCCACCGCGGTGGTGACCGCCCGGTTCTTGGTGATGCCCAAGCGGCTGGCCACGGGATACGACAGCAGCGTGTGCGAGGCGAAGATGCTGGCCATCAGGGCCGCAGCGGGCCAGTCGTACTGCAGCAGGTAGTGCGCGGCAGGCGTGCCCAGGCCCTGCGGCAGGCCGAACGTGAGCACGCCGAACACCAGCGCGTGCAGCCCGAACTTCTTGAACACGCTGAGGTCCACCTCGAGAGCGGCCGTGAACATGATGAAGATCAGGCCCACGTTGCCGAAGAGCACGAACGACTCGTCACGCTCGAGGACGTGGAAGGCGTTGGGCCCGAGCGCGGCGCCAGCCAGCAGCAGCCCCACCAGCCCCGGCATGCGGATCTTCTCCATCAAGAAGGGGACGACCAGCATGAGGCAGGACACGACCGCGAAGATCACGATCGGGTCGGTGAGCGGGAGCGGGATCTGGAAGGGCAACATCTGGGCGCAGCCTATCAGCTGCGATCGAAGAGGCCCGTACTTCGCACGCGGGCTGCCCTGCAGCGCATCTCTACCCGAAGAGGCGCTGCTGTGCGCGCTGCGTGTAGCTCAGCAGGTTTTGGTGGCTCTGCGCGGCGGTCTTCAGCGGGCTCTCGAGTGGCGCATCGAGAATGGAGCTCATCCACGCATACACGGTCGCATCGGCGCTGGTGGGCGTGTCGCCCATGAAGAAGGGCTTGTCGCCCAGGAAGCGCGCGAGCGAGAGCAGGTCGGCCGCGCCCAGCTCGTAGATCTCGCTGCGCGTGTGCCGCCCGAGCCCGTGCCCCTGCATGGCAGCGAACGCGCCTTTCCGGATCTGCTTGGTGATGAGCGGGCGCACCAGGGCTGGGATCTCGGCGAAGTACGCATCGCGGATCGCGGGCCAGTTGGCCTCCTCCATCCAGCGCGAATAGAAGAGGATCCAGTACAGGTGCTCCTCGCACAGCTTCACGAACGCGTCGGCGGTGGCGCGCTCCGCGTCCGAGAGGCCCGCGTCGAAGTCGAAGCGCAGCGTGTCCTCGAGGTAGCGGCGGATGAAGGTGGAGTCCGCGATGAGCTTGCCGCGGTGACGCAGGACCGGGAGCTTGCCCTTGGGCGCCTTGCGCGGGTCCGCGAACACCTCGGTGACGTACGGCTGCCCCGTGAGGGCCAGGAGCGCGTCACCCTTCATGCAGAAGGGGCTGGCGTTGCGCAGCCCGAGGCAGGGCGCGTATTGAAGGAGCGTGAGGGTCTCGTGGGCGATGCTGGTCATGTCGGCAGGTATACTGACAGACTCCTGACAGCTGCTGTCAGCACGCACCCGCGATGCTGCGGAGCGAGTCACCCCCATGCGAGCCCAACGCCTCAACGAGATCATCCGGCACCTGCGCCGCGCCCGCGCGCCCCTCACGGCGGACGCGCTCGCGCTGCGCTTCGAGGTGACGCCGCGCACCATCTACCGCGACGTGGCGTCGCTCATCGCCACGGGCGTGCCCATCCGCGGCGAGGCCGGCATCGGCTACGTGCTGGGCGAAGGCTATGACCTGCCGCCGCTCATGTTCGACGCGCGAGAGCTGGAGGCCCTGATGTTGGGCGCGCGCATGGTGGCCGCCCGCGCCGACGAAGCCACCGCGCGCGACGCCGAAGCCGCCATCGCCAAGATCGTGGAGGTGCTGCCCAAGGAGCGCCGCGCGCTGCTGCTGGATGCGCCGCTGTTCGCGCCCAGCTTCCGCCCCAAGGTGGAAGACCGCGTGGACCTCGTGCCCCTGCGCGACGCTCTGCGCGAGCAGCGCAAGATCACGCTGCGCTACCGCGACGTGAACGGCAGCGAGACCGAGCGCACCGTCTGGCCCGTGTCGCTCGGCTACTTCGACGGGAGCCGCGGCCTGGTGGCCTGGTGCGAGCTGCGCAGTGACTTCCGCCTGTTCCGCACGGACCGCATGGAGGCGCTCACGGTGCTGGTGGACCCGCTGCCCAAGCCGCGCCGCGCGCTGCTGCAGGCGTTCCGCGAGCAGGAGGCGCTGCGCGAGGCGGAGTACGAGCGGGAGCGGGGCGGCAAGTGCCCGTGAGTCGGGCTCCTCGCGGTTCTGCCTAGGGCCTCGGGCACCACGCGAAATCGAGGAAGGAGCACCTGCCGTTGAGCTCACCACAGGGCCGCGTCGGCGGAAGCTCTCGCTCGGGGCCGTCCAGGTTCGGGCACGCGTTGGCGCATGTAGCCCCCGGAGCGCCGCCCCAGACCTGCCTGCACTCGTAGGAACAGGTGCAGCTCCAAGCGACGATGGCGCACTCCATAGCCGGTGGCGAGGTCTCGGACGGCTCGTGCTGAGGCTCGGAGACTTCGGGGGCCACCTCGGGCGACTGCGACGTGGCGGTCAGCTGCTGCGTAGCGCAGCCCGCGAGCACACCCAGCAGCGTGAAGATCGCAATCGGGTGTCGCGTGCTGGCGCGCGTCTTCATCGCTTGGTTGTAACACGATGCCGTCGCACACTCGCGGGGATGCAAGCCGCACCCGCGCCGCCCGCCAAGAAGAGCAACGCCGTGCTGTTCGTCCTCGTGGGGGCCGGGTGCCTCGTCGGTCTCCCGTGCGTGGTCTGCATGATCGGGCTGGCCATCAACGCGATTTCTCCGGTGGACCCGGCCATGATGGCCGCAGGGCGCGCGGACATCGTGGCCTACAACGGCCGGGTCACCGCGCTGGTGGCCGCGCTGCCTGACCCCTCGGGGCCAGCGGTTCCGTGCGCCCCCGAGGTGATCCTGGCGGGCCACACCCAGCAAGACAGCAGCGGCCGCAAGTACATCCCGTCCCTGCGCTTCGAGAGCCTGCAGCGCTGGGCCAGCGCCACGCCAGCGCCCGAAGACGATGGCTTCGCCTGGCTCGACTCCATCGAGCGCGTGGACCCTGTGGCGCTATCGGACCACGAGGTGGGCAACGCGCGCTTCCGCGTGAACGGCTGGGCGCAGCAGCGCTTCTTGGCCGTCTTCCGCGCGGGCATCGCACGCGCGCCCAAGGTCATCGACGGCGACTTCGAGAGCGGGCTGTTCATCGGCCGGATGCTGATCGTGGACACGATGACCGCGCAGACGGTGTGCCACGCCCCGGTGGCCGCGCAGAGCAGCGAGAGCGTGGCGGTGGGCGGGCTGCTGAACCCCGACGATGCCGACGACGCCGTGCGCGCCGACCTGCGCGACCAGCTACAGGTCGCGGCGACGGACGCGCTGCGCAGCATCTCGGCGGACCTGTTCCTGGGGACATCGCCGACCATCGGGCGTTGACGCGCCAGCACGCGTGAGGGGCCGCCAGCACCGAGAGAACGTCGTGCTGGAAGTTGTGCCTGGGCGCCCTCCCGTCGCGTCAGTACCCGGTTGGGTGATGTCCGTCCGTGTCGACGAAGGGCGCGCCGTTGGCCCAGCTGAGCGGATCGAGCATCAAGTAGCGCGTTGGTGGGTTGGACCCGAACGGCGCTGCCGCCGCGTAGAGGAGGTAGCTCGCCCGTGCCCCGAGGAATTCCGCGCCGCCGGCGCCGCCGGCGCCGAACACGTCCAGGTCTGCGGTGCGCACCACTTGCAGGATGCCGCGGTCTCCGCTCTCCACCATGCGCCAGCCGCCACTGTCCGCGTCGACGCAGAGCGGCCCGCACGCGCTGAGCGCATGACCCGTCGCATAGGACTGGTCGTTCCAGTGCCCGCCCGAGAAGATCAGATGATGACGATCTGCAGCGGGGTCGTAGTACAGCGCGGGGTTCTCGCGCACGTTGTCCTCCCACGTCCCAGTCCCACCATAGCCGTTCATGATGGTGACTTGTGAGCCCGTGATGGCGTGCCAGTCGGCGCTCACCTCGGCGGCGGCGATGAGGGAACCGATGCCGGGGCCGTAGTGCT includes these proteins:
- a CDS encoding glutathione S-transferase family protein, with amino-acid sequence MTSIAHETLTLLQYAPCLGLRNASPFCMKGDALLALTGQPYVTEVFADPRKAPKGKLPVLRHRGKLIADSTFIRRYLEDTLRFDFDAGLSDAERATADAFVKLCEEHLYWILFYSRWMEEANWPAIRDAYFAEIPALVRPLITKQIRKGAFAAMQGHGLGRHTRSEIYELGAADLLSLARFLGDKPFFMGDTPTSADATVYAWMSSILDAPLESPLKTAAQSHQNLLSYTQRAQQRLFG
- a CDS encoding YafY family transcriptional regulator: MRAQRLNEIIRHLRRARAPLTADALALRFEVTPRTIYRDVASLIATGVPIRGEAGIGYVLGEGYDLPPLMFDARELEALMLGARMVAARADEATARDAEAAIAKIVEVLPKERRALLLDAPLFAPSFRPKVEDRVDLVPLRDALREQRKITLRYRDVNGSETERTVWPVSLGYFDGSRGLVAWCELRSDFRLFRTDRMEALTVLVDPLPKPRRALLQAFREQEALREAEYERERGGKCP